The Paenibacillus spongiae nucleotide sequence ACAAACCTTCTTGTGTAACGTCAATTTCCCATTCCACCGTGCCGGATTCCTCCGTCATGATGGCCTTGCCGTCTCCGCCATCCTGATGATCGACAACAGATACGGCCATATCCCGAGAGTTCGTATAGCTTTCTCCCTCAATGATAAAGTCGAGGTTGGGTCGTTCTACGGACGATCGGAATTTCGACAGGTACTCGTCGTAGCTCCCTTTCTTATAGGAGTCACCTCGATCCGCAAGCTGCGCCGTGTCGATCTGTGTGTTCCCGGCCATAACGGCCTGAAGGCCAGAGCTGCCGGACCGCGACAACGATACGGATACGGCCGCGATGACTACAAGCGAGATACCAATGATTAAATAAATCGGCCGCCGCATTATCTTCCCCCTCTTCATTCGCTCTCCCGCATATACCGCCACTCATCGTGGCGGTATATGTGCGGAAGCGCTCTATAGCTTGACTGGTTATTTCTTTGCATCTTCCAGAAGCTTGTTGATGTTGGCTTCGAATTGCGGCTTGACCTTATCGACTGCCGTTGCCGGCGACACTTTGCCTACCGTAATGTCCTGAATGACTTTATCGAACAGCGTGCCTGCATCCGGAATGGCGTAGTAGGAGATGTAACCGATGTTGTCAGCCATTTGTTTGCGCGTATCAAGCGACTCTTTGTTCGGATACGACGTCTCCCAAGCTTGTTCCGAGAGCTTTCTTCCTTCTTCATGAAGGCTGATGGCATCCATGATTAGAATGGCCGCTTCCGGATTTTTCGAATATTTCGACAGCATGTACATATTGCCGAAAGGCGTGTAGCTCGTATATTTGTCCGCCTTCGGTCCTTTCGGGAAGAAGACATAGCCAAGCTCCTGCCCCTTCATATTGTCCATCAGGCCGCCAAGCTCCCAGCTGAATCCGCCATATAAGACGCCTTTGCCGGCAATGAACTCTTTGGTTGCATCTTCCGGAACCGGCTGCATGATGGATTTATCCACATTGAACAGATCGGATACATACTGAAGCGCTTCGACCGCATTCTCGCTGTCTAACGAGAACTTGATCTCGCCGCTGGCATCTTTATCAACGGAAGCATTGTTCGCATGAAGGAACTGCTCCGTCAGCGAATTGACTTTGCCATACGCCCCGGCAATGCCATAAACATCCGTTTTTCCGTCGCTATTTGTGTCTTTCGTAGCCGTCTTTACATATTCACGGAATTTCTCGAAGGTCCACTCGCCTTTTTGCTGCAGCTCATAAGGATCCTCCAGACCGAACTTTTGTACAAGCGTTTTATTGTAGAAAAAGCCGTAAGGCGATGGTGAGGAATCATAGAAGCCGTACTGCTTGCCGTTGAAGCTGCCGCCTGTCTTCATCCAATCATTATATTTCGGGTCGCTCATATCGAGATATTGGTCGATTGGTTCAATGAAGCCTTTATTGACGAGCGTCGGGAACGCCCAGAACAGCTCCAATACGACAATATCGGCGAACGGTTCCCCGGCAAGGGAGGTTGTTGTAAAGTTCTCGACGTATTTACCGTAATCGCCGAATTTGACGAATTCGATTTTGGCATTGAATTTCTTTTCCGTCTCTTCGATTTTCTTGATTTGCGCCTCGATAGCAGCCGTAGAATCCTCCGGCTTCGTTTCCCGCGGATCGGCGCCATCCCACCATAATCCGATTTTGACGGTCTGCCCTTTCAAATCATACGCTTTCTCTTCCGGCTCGGCAGGGGGGTCATTTTCAGGCTTTTCTGCGTTATTGCCTGTCTGCTCGGTGCCTTGATTGGTTGTATTGTCCGGTTTTTCATTCGTTTCTTTGCCCGAACCGCTGGAACAAGCGGTCAAAACCAGCATAAAAATTAGTGCAATTAGGATAGCAGGTGTTTTAAGCGCTTTCATTTGAACTCCTCCATCATTCATTTTTTTGAAAAATAGATGTTTGCGAATCCATTGCGAATAACCGGATGCCCCCTAAAACCCTCTTTTGCCTCCTCGTCTTAAAAGGATGAAAGCCTTTGCGAAACGAAATATGCAGCATATGGTATATCCGCCATTTGTCATAAGCGATTTTTCCCGGCAAATGAATCATCCTTTCATGATGCAAGGAACCTCATTCACCCGGGACAACCCATGATATGATATACCATATAACTTATTTCTGTTTGTATTATATCTACGTTAATCCCGTTTGTAAATATTAGATATATCTTTTATTTTTCAAAATCAATATTATATATTTACTTTCTTCGTGTAGCCAAAGAAAAAGAGCCCCCTCGCAGCGAGGAAAGGCTCTTGAATGCTATTTGATTAGTCGGTCCTGGACAGGAACATATCCTCCCGGTTGGGCCTGGGTCCGGTCGTTTGCCGTTCAATCAGCTGAACAGGAACTTTTATTTGCCGCGGCTGGGAACCGCTGTTCTCAATACCGGCCACGATCAGCTCCGCGGCACTGCGGCCTAATTCATAATAATTCTGTGCAATCGTCGTTAACGGAACTTCAGCGTGCCATGAAACTTCATGATTGTCGAATCCCACAATGGACAGTTGGCCCGGTACGCTAATCCCCGCATCCAAAGCGTTGTTCAGCAGGTCGACAGCCAAGTGATCATGCTCGACCTGGATCGCGGTCACCTTCTTGCTGAGAAGCTTGGTCAACAAGGCCTGGTAGAACGTCTTCGCGTTCTTCTCGTTTACTTCCCGGTAGAAATCCGTATAGATCCAATCCGAATCAATCGATATCCGATGGTCTTTCAATGCTTGGCAATAGCCGAGATAACGGTCTCTCACGGAGCTGCGGTACTCGATGCTGACGCTGGAAACAAAAGCAATGCGGTCATGGCCAAGCTCAATAAGCTTGCTCGCCGCAAGGTACCCGCCCGTGTAATTATCGGATACGACGCTGCTTATGTTCAAGCTGTCGAAATATTGATCCATTGTCACAAGCGGATACCCGTTGCTGCTGATCGCATTCACGACATCTACATTACTGATCGTACTTAACGGATATAGAATAACGCCGCTCAGTCCGCTCTTGGCGAGCTTGGAGAGCAGCTCCTTCTCCTTTTCCTTGCTCCAATTGCTGTTATGAATGCTTAAATAATAGCCGTGTGCGTCGAGATAGTCGGTAGCCGCTACAACATATTCAAACTCTTTCGTCGCCATGTAGGGTAAGATCATGGAAACGATTGGACTTGCGCCCGAAAACCCATTGTAAGGAATCGCATCGGTCTCATCCTGCAGCTTGACATAACTGCCGCTCCCCCGTTTACGATAGATAAGACCTTCCCGCTCAAGCTCGATCAACGCCCGCTTCGAAGTAATACGGCTTACGCCAAATTGTTCGGCAAGCTCAACTTCTGTCGGCAGCTGTGCCTCCGGCGCATATAGACCTGCTTCGATTTTGTCCTTCAAGTCGTCAAATATGATCTGATATAACGGTCTGTTATCATGCACGTCGAGTCACTTCACTCCATTCCCATGTCGAATACATCGTAATACGATCCATGTTGAATAATTCGATTGTAAATTAAATATATCAAATTATCAAATACAAGATCATTATCGGTTCGAGCGAGGATAGTTGATATAGACCAACGATGCAAATTTAAAAAAAGAGAAGCTGTCGTTGCAGCTCCTCATTGAACACATCGAAGTGAATTTGAATATATTCATTCTCGCCCAGCCTAAGACCGTCAATCGTTAAGATAAACGAAAGATTGAATCGCAGTACACATACTTTCTCTGTCGTCCAGCTTCATTCATTATTCTGCTCTTATTTCAAGCAGCTCATATTCAATCGTTCCCATCGGCGCGGCTACCGTAATGATATCGCCGACCTTCTGCCCCATGAGCGACTTGCCAAGGGGACTCTCGTATGAAATTTTATTCTCCAGAACATCCGCTTCGGCAGGACCAACGATCCTGTACTCTAATTTCTCTTCTAGTTCCTTGTCGTTAAGAACGACAATGGAGCCCACTTGAACCGTATCCAAGCTTGCCACATCAGCCACCCGCGCCCTGTTAATCATATGCTGCAGGGTCAAGATTCGGGTTTCCATGAATGCCTGGTCATTCTTGGCCGAATGATATTCGCTGTTTTCCTTCAAATCGCCGTAGCTGATCGCTAATTTAATCCGAGCCGCCAATTCCTTGCGCTTGACCGTCTTTAGCTCATCAAGCTCAAGCTTTAACTTCTCCAACCCTTCCCGGGTTAGAATAATATCTTCCTGCTGCATCCATACAACTCCTATTTGATCCTTTTTTTTCTATACCTACACTCTAATCAATTTTACATGATCTATGGTCATTATGCGAGCGAAATATATACTGCCCTATTGCCCGGGCAATATAGTCCCGGTAGAGCTTATCCTTCGATCTTCTCTTAGGTATTGTGTCCATATATTCTGTCTAAAGACCTACACGCTACTAAGCTCCGTTATTCCCCAGCAATTCGTTCTTTATTGCAAAGTCAAGCTCATGCTTCGTCATACGAAGCATGAGCTTGACTTCAACCGGGTAAAGCAGCTATTTCAGGGAGAGCCAATATTCATTCACCCTCGCCCTCTATAAGACACCGTACTTATCGTATACATCCTGCAAATATTTGCCGGCAAGCAATTCATCCCGGGTGCTGTTCTCGCGATTAACCTTCCGGAAGGCTTTATCCAGCACTTCATTCAGCACGGCATGCGGAATGACAGCGATTCCATCCCGATCCGCAAAGATCACATCATTCGGATAAATCGTAACGCCTCCGCATGTAACCGCAACATCATAATCGATGACATACGTCCGACCTTGGGAATCCAGCGGATTCATCCCCTTCGTGAAGACGGGAAAGTTCATATCGATAATTTTCTTGCTGTCTCGTATTAAGCCGTCAACAATCGCGCCTCTTCCGCCTCTCACCTTCGCAGCCGTCGAGAGAAGCTCGCCCCAAATCCCGCTCTTCTCCGAATCATTCGTGCACACGACGACGACCTCATTTTCTTTGATGCTGTCTACAGCCTTGATTTCTTTATCATATGGATTGCCGTGAACCTCGCTGACGTCCACCGCATGGATCGTCTTCGCCCGGCCGGTGACCACCCAATTATGATCAAGAGGCACGATGCCCGATTTTAACGATTGATTCCGGTAACCGACTTCGTCCAATGCATCGCAAATTACAGCCGTGTACAGCTCATTAGTCATTCTGTCGAATAATTCTTTCTCGTTCATTAGCCGATTCCTCCTGCAGGTTTATTTAAGAATCAGGTTGTATATATTGGCATCGTAGCACAGCAATGATTATCTATCAAGAAAATTATTTCATATTCAGAAAAGCAATGACTGATATTGAACATCGACCATTGCACAGGCAAATTGGTTCTCGGCCGCTAACTTCCAGAAGCATTCGTCATAAAGGCTTTCTTCCATACATTTGTGATACAACGACAAATAGACCGCCCTTGCCCTCGCCCTGACGGTCTATAAGAATAATATGAAAGAAACGAAAATTGCAGCAAATACTTAAGACGCAGCGGATGGGTTAGACGGTTCTGTCCAAATCCGCTTGCCGCGGCGCAACATGCTCGATCTGATCTTGAGGCTCCTGCTTGCCGGCTTTTTTCTTATTCCATCTTTTCTTTAGGAACAGGAAGATAACGAGGATTGGGACGGCAATAACGAAAATGTACATCGAGACATCCTTTACCATGCCTTCCGCAGCTCTGCCGTAATAATAGAACAAGAGACCGACAACGTAGAACTTGACTGCCCTGCCAACCGCCGCATAAGCCATCAGCCGCCACAACGGAAAGTTCATGCACCCGGACATGATGGTGAATACCTTGAACGGAATCGGCGTGAACGAGCCGATCAATATGGCCGCTTCCCCATTCTTCTGAAACAATTGCGTCGCGGAATCTACCCATGATTTTTTTAGAATTTTGTAGAGGATGGAGTTTCCCACATACTTCCCGATCAAGTAGCCGAACGGAGTTCCTAACAAACAGGCGAGGTAGCCGACCGTAGCAAGCCACAAAGCATTCGAAGGATGGGCGAAGCTTAGAGGAACCTGGAGAAAAAATGCCGGTACCGGCATGATGATGGCATCCAAGAACGAATGGAAGAACAGCCCCCACGCGCCAAAGTCCATCAGAAAATTCAGAAGGTCTTGAATCATATGCAAACCCCTATCCCTGCAATTTCTATATCTAACATGCTGGCTCAAGATGAACCCTGCTCTCACTTCCCCCAGCAGACTTCAATATAAAGCTAATCTCTTATAATACGACATAGGGGTACCAAATGGTTTCAGGAATTTCGCCCTTTTTTTTTACGGGCATCCAGCCTGGCCTTATGTTCTTCTAGTCAATTTGTCCCCCTTCTATCGAACAATCCTTCTTATTATCTCATTTACTCTGGATGCATGCTATACTATTGCGACTAATTTGTATAAAAAAGAAAAAATAGCGTCCCCCATTGTTGCCAGGCAGTTATTCGTACTCATGGAAGGGTTCTGTATGTCCTCGCGGTTTATCGGTGCGGACAGCCCGGCGGCAGAAGTTGTTCGTGCTGCCGTCACCTTGATCGATGCGCATCGCGAATAGAACTTTTCGATCGAGAACGCAGCAGATCCAGTGAAGGTACGCGTACCCTCAACTGGATCTGTTTTTGTTTCTTGTTAATCTAACCGGTTTACTCATTTGTTCATGCAGAAAGTGAATTCAATCGCTGTTGTTCCCTGGTTTCGGCTCATATCAATGATCATAATGGGATATGGAAAGATTCATGAATCCTACTTGCCCGGTTAGGGCAAGATATGTTCTGGAACGGGCTGGCAATGCATCAGCATTTCCTATCACATAATAAGGGAGTGAAACAGATGGCACGTAATAACGACCGTAATCGTAACGGAGGTTCTGACCGAGATGCAGATGTTACCGCTGGAGAAGCTGTAGGATCGGTGGGCGGTGGCGTCGTGGGTGCTGTGGTGGGTTCTGCTTTGGGTCCTCTTGGCACAGT carries:
- a CDS encoding RraA family protein; amino-acid sequence: MNEKELFDRMTNELYTAVICDALDEVGYRNQSLKSGIVPLDHNWVVTGRAKTIHAVDVSEVHGNPYDKEIKAVDSIKENEVVVVCTNDSEKSGIWGELLSTAAKVRGGRGAIVDGLIRDSKKIIDMNFPVFTKGMNPLDSQGRTYVIDYDVAVTCGGVTIYPNDVIFADRDGIAVIPHAVLNEVLDKAFRKVNRENSTRDELLAGKYLQDVYDKYGVL
- the greA gene encoding transcription elongation factor GreA; this encodes MQQEDIILTREGLEKLKLELDELKTVKRKELAARIKLAISYGDLKENSEYHSAKNDQAFMETRILTLQHMINRARVADVASLDTVQVGSIVVLNDKELEEKLEYRIVGPAEADVLENKISYESPLGKSLMGQKVGDIITVAAPMGTIEYELLEIRAE
- a CDS encoding GntR family transcriptional regulator, with translation MHDNRPLYQIIFDDLKDKIEAGLYAPEAQLPTEVELAEQFGVSRITSKRALIELEREGLIYRKRGSGSYVKLQDETDAIPYNGFSGASPIVSMILPYMATKEFEYVVAATDYLDAHGYYLSIHNSNWSKEKEKELLSKLAKSGLSGVILYPLSTISNVDVVNAISSNGYPLVTMDQYFDSLNISSVVSDNYTGGYLAASKLIELGHDRIAFVSSVSIEYRSSVRDRYLGYCQALKDHRISIDSDWIYTDFYREVNEKNAKTFYQALLTKLLSKKVTAIQVEHDHLAVDLLNNALDAGISVPGQLSIVGFDNHEVSWHAEVPLTTIAQNYYELGRSAAELIVAGIENSGSQPRQIKVPVQLIERQTTGPRPNREDMFLSRTD
- a CDS encoding ABC transporter substrate-binding protein gives rise to the protein MKALKTPAILIALIFMLVLTACSSGSGKETNEKPDNTTNQGTEQTGNNAEKPENDPPAEPEEKAYDLKGQTVKIGLWWDGADPRETKPEDSTAAIEAQIKKIEETEKKFNAKIEFVKFGDYGKYVENFTTTSLAGEPFADIVVLELFWAFPTLVNKGFIEPIDQYLDMSDPKYNDWMKTGGSFNGKQYGFYDSSPSPYGFFYNKTLVQKFGLEDPYELQQKGEWTFEKFREYVKTATKDTNSDGKTDVYGIAGAYGKVNSLTEQFLHANNASVDKDASGEIKFSLDSENAVEALQYVSDLFNVDKSIMQPVPEDATKEFIAGKGVLYGGFSWELGGLMDNMKGQELGYVFFPKGPKADKYTSYTPFGNMYMLSKYSKNPEAAILIMDAISLHEEGRKLSEQAWETSYPNKESLDTRKQMADNIGYISYYAIPDAGTLFDKVIQDITVGKVSPATAVDKVKPQFEANINKLLEDAKK
- a CDS encoding glycine zipper 2TM domain-containing protein, whose product is MARNNDRNRNGGSDRDADVTAGEAVGSVGGGVVGAVVGSALGPLGTVAGGAAGAALGNKMGEAADGDNDNAESNE
- a CDS encoding YqaA family protein; translation: MIQDLLNFLMDFGAWGLFFHSFLDAIIMPVPAFFLQVPLSFAHPSNALWLATVGYLACLLGTPFGYLIGKYVGNSILYKILKKSWVDSATQLFQKNGEAAILIGSFTPIPFKVFTIMSGCMNFPLWRLMAYAAVGRAVKFYVVGLLFYYYGRAAEGMVKDVSMYIFVIAVPILVIFLFLKKRWNKKKAGKQEPQDQIEHVAPRQADLDRTV